Proteins from a single region of Apium graveolens cultivar Ventura chromosome 7, ASM990537v1, whole genome shotgun sequence:
- the LOC141672801 gene encoding protein PEROXIN-4 isoform X2, with amino-acid sequence MQASRARLFKEYKEVQREKSADPDIQLVCDDSNIFKWTALIKGPSETPYDAGIFQLAFSVPEQYPLQPPQVRFLTKIFHPNVHFKTGEICLDILKNAWSPAWTLQSVCRAIIALMAHPEPDSPLNCDSGNLLRSGDIRGFQSMARMYTNLAAMPKKG; translated from the exons GCATCACGAGCTAGACtgttcaaagaatacaaggagGTGCAGCGCGAGAAATCTGCCGACCCAGATATTCAACTAGTTTGTGATGATTCCAACATATTTAAGTGGACTGCTCTTATCAAG GGCCCTTCGGAAACTCCTTATGATGCTGGCATTTTCCAGCTTGCCTTCTCAGTTCCTGAGCAGTATCCTTTGCAGCCTCCTCAAGTGCGATTCTTAACAAAAATATTTCATCCAAATGTACATTTCAAG ACGGGAGAGATTTGTCTTGATATCTTGAAGAATGCTTGGAGCCCAGCTTGGACACTGCAATCTGTTTGTAGGGCCATAATTGCTCTGATGGCCCACCCAGAACCTGACAGTCCACTAAATTGTGATTCGG GCAATCTTCTCCGATCTGGTGATATCCGAGGATTCCAGTCTATGGCAAGGATGTATACTAACCTTGCAGCAATGCCGAAGAAAGGATGA
- the LOC141672801 gene encoding protein PEROXIN-4 isoform X1 gives MSQASRARLFKEYKEVQREKSADPDIQLVCDDSNIFKWTALIKGPSETPYDAGIFQLAFSVPEQYPLQPPQVRFLTKIFHPNVHFKTGEICLDILKNAWSPAWTLQSVCRAIIALMAHPEPDSPLNCDSGNLLRSGDIRGFQSMARMYTNLAAMPKKG, from the exons ATGTCGCAGGCATCACGAGCTAGACtgttcaaagaatacaaggagGTGCAGCGCGAGAAATCTGCCGACCCAGATATTCAACTAGTTTGTGATGATTCCAACATATTTAAGTGGACTGCTCTTATCAAG GGCCCTTCGGAAACTCCTTATGATGCTGGCATTTTCCAGCTTGCCTTCTCAGTTCCTGAGCAGTATCCTTTGCAGCCTCCTCAAGTGCGATTCTTAACAAAAATATTTCATCCAAATGTACATTTCAAG ACGGGAGAGATTTGTCTTGATATCTTGAAGAATGCTTGGAGCCCAGCTTGGACACTGCAATCTGTTTGTAGGGCCATAATTGCTCTGATGGCCCACCCAGAACCTGACAGTCCACTAAATTGTGATTCGG GCAATCTTCTCCGATCTGGTGATATCCGAGGATTCCAGTCTATGGCAAGGATGTATACTAACCTTGCAGCAATGCCGAAGAAAGGATGA